One window of Aliarcobacter lanthieri genomic DNA carries:
- a CDS encoding AMIN domain-containing protein, with translation MKTKLIMLTLILTVFLEARDNPFAKYEEETGRMFEVNETPKTLEEIQEAEYIKKVQQEINQQSTTTQTSTKATTQTAKPVEKTYSKKEVDSLIQKTKQQNEQKAKELLKKELANVKKEPEQIVYVKPRADVETDGKTTTLSSDSGIRNILPFLNVEISDDKLIIKSEHTMFKKFSIDKENKLALDYRAKVSFTTKRENINSKNFKNIVVGNHQKGGYYRVAVELGNKPSKYNVDVASGTVTISLK, from the coding sequence ATGAAAACAAAATTAATTATGCTAACGTTAATATTAACAGTATTTTTAGAAGCAAGGGATAACCCTTTTGCAAAATATGAAGAAGAAACTGGTAGAATGTTTGAAGTAAATGAAACTCCTAAAACTCTTGAAGAAATACAAGAAGCAGAGTATATCAAAAAAGTTCAGCAAGAGATAAATCAACAATCAACTACAACACAAACTTCTACTAAAGCTACTACTCAAACTGCAAAACCAGTTGAGAAAACATACTCAAAAAAAGAAGTTGATAGTTTAATACAAAAAACAAAACAACAAAATGAACAAAAAGCAAAAGAATTGCTAAAAAAAGAGTTAGCAAATGTTAAAAAAGAACCTGAACAAATAGTTTATGTTAAACCACGAGCTGATGTTGAAACTGATGGTAAAACTACTACATTATCAAGTGATAGTGGAATAAGAAATATATTACCATTTTTAAACGTTGAAATTTCTGATGATAAATTGATAATAAAAAGTGAACATACAATGTTTAAAAAGTTTTCTATAGATAAAGAAAATAAACTGGCTCTTGATTATCGTGCAAAAGTATCTTTTACTACAAAAAGAGAAAATATAAACTCTAAAAACTTTAAAAATATCGTTGTTGGGAATCACCAAAAAGGTGGATATTATAGAGTTGCAGTTGAACTTGGAAATAAACCATCAAAATACAATGTTGATGTTGCAAGTGGGACTGTAACTATAAGTTTAAAATAG
- a CDS encoding FtsB family cell division protein: MQRTKKKSGIGGFILIVIFSLLVTIYFAYHWVNLLFGDNSIEVYNSLKHRKEYLENEISRLQKTNAYLQKEYFELKNLEPEE; encoded by the coding sequence ATGCAAAGAACTAAAAAGAAAAGTGGTATTGGTGGATTTATACTAATAGTGATTTTTTCACTATTAGTAACAATCTATTTTGCTTATCACTGGGTAAATCTTCTTTTTGGAGATAATTCAATAGAAGTCTATAACTCATTGAAACATAGAAAAGAGTATTTGGAAAATGAAATTTCAAGACTTCAGAAAACAAATGCTTATCTACAAAAAGAGTATTTTGAACTTAAAAATTTGGAGCCAGAAGAATGA
- the eno gene encoding phosphopyruvate hydratase, giving the protein MVFIDNVYADEVMDSRGNPTVRATVILSDGSKGSAIVPSGASTGKREALELRDGDNRFLGKGVLKAVENVNTKIADELIGQSPFNQAEVDAIMKEIDGTNNYSNLGANAVLGVSMATARAATNSLNIPLYRYLGGANAMTMPVPMFNIINGGEHANNSVDFQEYMIMPTGFEDFNEGLRAVAEIYQNLKKVIDGMGESTAVGDEGGFAPNLKSNEEPIQVIMSAITKAGYKAGEQISIALDVAASELINDSGKYVLKSENRELTSAELVAYYEDLCSKYPIVSIEDGLSEDDWDGWKILTEKLGSKVQLVGDDLFVTNASIVAEGIKKGIANAVLIKPNQIGTVSETMQTIRLAQRNNYNCVMSHRSGESEDAFIADFAVALNCGQIKTGSTARSDRIAKYNRLLEIGAEVGYAEYLGKQPFSKK; this is encoded by the coding sequence GTGGTATTTATAGATAATGTATATGCTGATGAAGTTATGGATTCAAGAGGAAATCCAACTGTAAGAGCAACAGTAATTTTAAGTGATGGTTCAAAAGGCAGTGCGATAGTACCAAGTGGTGCTAGTACTGGAAAAAGAGAAGCCTTAGAGTTAAGAGATGGTGACAATAGATTTTTAGGAAAAGGTGTTTTAAAAGCAGTTGAAAATGTAAATACAAAAATTGCAGATGAGTTAATAGGACAAAGCCCTTTTAATCAAGCAGAAGTTGATGCTATCATGAAAGAGATAGATGGAACAAACAATTACTCAAATTTAGGAGCAAATGCAGTCTTAGGTGTATCTATGGCAACTGCTAGAGCTGCTACAAATTCTTTAAATATTCCATTATATAGATATTTAGGTGGAGCAAACGCTATGACTATGCCTGTTCCTATGTTTAATATCATTAATGGTGGAGAACATGCAAATAATTCTGTTGATTTCCAAGAATATATGATTATGCCTACTGGATTTGAAGATTTTAATGAAGGGTTAAGAGCTGTTGCTGAAATTTATCAAAATCTTAAAAAAGTTATTGATGGTATGGGTGAAAGTACTGCTGTTGGTGATGAGGGAGGATTTGCACCAAATTTAAAATCAAATGAAGAACCAATTCAAGTTATTATGAGTGCTATTACTAAAGCTGGATATAAAGCAGGTGAACAAATCTCTATTGCACTTGATGTTGCTGCTAGTGAACTAATAAATGATTCTGGGAAATATGTATTAAAAAGTGAAAATAGAGAATTGACAAGTGCTGAATTAGTAGCTTATTATGAAGATTTATGTTCTAAATACCCAATAGTTTCTATTGAAGATGGATTAAGCGAAGATGATTGGGATGGATGGAAGATATTAACTGAAAAATTAGGTAGTAAAGTTCAATTGGTTGGTGATGACTTATTTGTAACAAATGCTTCAATAGTTGCTGAAGGTATAAAAAAAGGTATTGCAAATGCAGTATTAATCAAACCAAATCAAATTGGAACGGTAAGTGAAACTATGCAAACAATTAGACTTGCACAAAGAAATAATTATAATTGTGTTATGAGTCATAGAAGTGGTGAGAGTGAAGATGCTTTTATTGCTGATTTTGCTGTTGCTTTAAATTGTGGACAAATAAAAACTGGAAGTACAGCAAGAAGTGATAGAATTGCAAAATATAATAGACTTCTAGAAATTGGTGCAGAAGTAGGTTATGCTGAATATTTAGGAAAACAACCATTTTCTAAAAAATAA